The Faecalibacterium sp. I3-3-33 DNA window CTTCACAGTAGTCATGACAGCTTCGCCAGCCTTCGGATTGGTGATAGCCACCTTAATATCAACTTCCTTGGTAACAGGAGTGTAGGTCACATCAGTCACAAAGACGATGATGTGCTCGCCCTTAGAGGTATCCTTGCGGATCTCAACGACTGCCTTTTCGTTCTCCAGATGATAGTTATCCGGAATCAGCTTCTTATCGATATCAGCAACCTTCACAGAGTTCTCGGTCTTCAGAACATCGATCTTAACCGGCTCGCCCACAACGCGAGTTTCGCCATTACCGCGGTCTTCCATAAAGATGACCAGCACAGGACGAGTGGTCACTTCGGGAATCACGGGAACATCTTCCTTGGAGCAGCCAGCCAGCACACCAGCAGCAGCAACAGCCAGAGTGGCGACACCTGCACCCTTCAGGAACTGACGACGAGAGATATTAGACATAACAATCAACCTCACGATCTTTTATTTTCAGCTCCTACTACAAAACAGGAGCTTGTTCCTCTATAATATACCCCCCCCCGGTATCATTTTGTCAATACCTTTTTCCTTTTTTGTAAAAAGCTTTTTCCCATGATTTCAGGCTTTTTCTTGCAAGGCGCTGCGGCATCTGTTATACTTTTTATAATACGTTCCGTAAAAAGGAGTGAGTACTATGAACGCAATGGAACTTCTGACTACCCGCCGCACCTATCGCCGGTTTGCGCAAAAGCCTGTGCCGCAGGACGTGGTGGACGATATCGTACAGGCCGTACGGCTGTCCTCCTGCGGGGCAAACCGGCAGGCGGTGCGGCTGGTGCTGGTGCAAAGCCCGGAGATGGTGGCCAAGGTGCAGCCGCTGGTCAAGTGGGCTGGCTACCTGCCGCCGGAGCAGGGCACGCCCAAGGCGGACGAGCTGCCCACCTTCTATGCAGCCGTGGTGCAGGATACCGCCATCTCCGGCGACCTTGCCACCGACACCGGCATTGCACTGGCCAACATGACCCTTGCCGCATGGGACAAGGGTGTGGGCAGCTGCATCATGGGCGCGATCGATAAGCCCGCCCTGACCGCGCTGCTGGGCATTGAGGAGCCGCAGAAGCTGGCCTTTATGGTGGCTTTCGGCTACCCCACCCACAAAGCCAGCATCGTACCCATGACCGAGCAGACCGGCGTAAAGTACTATCTGGACGAAAACCGCGACTACTGCGTGCCCAAGCGCAGCGCGGAGGAGATCGCAAGAAGCCTGTAAAAAACGGTTTATACCGCATATATTCACACATTTTCTCCGTTATTGCATAAATGTTTGCAAAATCGTTTCAATTTCACGGATTATTATGCACAAGTATTGACTTTTTGTTTTGTACAAACTATACTAAGTGCGTTCCCCGAAAGCGCGATGAATCGCATCCCATCGGGGCAAAGCAAACTATATTGCATAGATTGAGGAGTGTTTGAATATGAAAAAGATCTCTCGCCGCAGCTTCATGGCTGCCGCTGTCGTTTCCGTTGCTGCTCTGGCTATGACCGCCTGCGGCGGTTCCGCAAGCTCTGCTGCTTCTTCTGTGGCAAGCTCTGCCGCTTCCTCCGAGGCTGCTTCTTCCGCCGCTGCTGCTGAACTGACCACCGTGGAGGCTGGTAAGCTGACCATGGCTACCAACGCCACCTTCCCCCCGTACGAGATGACCACCGACTCCGGTGAGCTCGAGGGCATCGATGTGGACACCGCCAAGGCCATTGCTGAGAAGCTGGGTCTGGAGCTGCAGATCGATGACATGGACTTTGACGCCGCACTGCTCAGCGTGCAGCAGGGCAAGGCCGACATCGTGATGGCTGGCGTTACCGTGACCGACGAGCGCAAGGCTGTGATGGACTTCTCTGACAGCTACGCCACCGGCATCCAGTCCATCATTGTTCCGAACGATTCCGACATTGCTTCTCCCGATGATCTGGCCGGCAAGAAGATCGGTACCCAGCGCGGCACCACCGGCTACATCTACTGCTCCGATGACTTCGGCGAGGACTCTGTTGTGGCCTACGACAGCGGCCTGACCGCCGTGCAGGCACTGAACAACGGTCAGGTGGATGCAGTGGTCATCGACAACGCTCCCGCTACGGAGTACGTTGCCGCCAACCCCGGCCTGAAGGTGCTGGATACCAGCTACGCCGAGGAAGATTACGCCATCGGCATGGCAAAGGGTTCTGCACTGGAGGACGCTGTCAACAAGGCTCTGGAGGAGCTGAAGGCTGACGGCACTCTGCAGGCCATCGTGGACAAGTACATCAACGCAAACTAAGCTGCGTGCCCTGTACCATTTCCGTACCCAAGGAGGCGCCCCGCTCCGGGGCACCTCTTTTTTTAGAAAAAAGTGGTTACAATTTATTGACAAACAGAAAGTGAGGATGTGAATGGCTGCGCAATACGAACTGCTCAAAGAGCTGCTCAACAGCGGCACAAAGCTAAGCTTTGGACAGGATTTCTTTTTTAAATTTTATCAGGCCTTTCTGCTGAAGGACCGCTGGATGCAGTACATCAACGGTGTGGGCACCACCCTGCTGGTCACCGCACTGGCGCTGGCGCTGGGCGTAGTGCTGGGCAGCGTGGTGGCGCTGGTGCGCGTGACCCACGACCAGCAGCGCCCCGGCCACAAAAATGCGGTGCTGGGCTTTTTTAACGCGGTGTGTCAGGTGTACACCACCATCATCCGCGGCACGCCTATGATGGTGCAGCTGCTGATCATGAGCATGGTCATTTTTGCCAACAGCCGCAACTTTACTATGGTGGGTGCACTGACCTTGGGCATCAATTCCGGCGCGTATGTATCCGAGATCATCCGCGGTGGCCTGATGGCTGTGGACCCCGGCCAGATGGAAGCCGGGCGCAGCCTTGGCCTGAACTACATGACCACCATGGTGGTCATCATCATCCCGCAGGCCATCCGTGCGGTGCTGCCTGCACTGGGCAACGAGTTTATCATCCTGCTCAAGGATACCTCCCTGATCACCACCATCGGCGGCAAGGAGCTGCTGTATGCTGCACAGGGCATTATGAACCGTACCTACGAAGCCATGTTCCCCCTGCTGGGCGTTGCACTGATCTACCTGATCCTTGTTATGCTGTTTACATGGCTGCTGGGCAAGTTTGAGAGGAGGCTGGCACAAAGTGACCGATAAGATTTTGGAAGTACGCGGCCTGACCAAGACCTATGGCGGCGTAAAGAAGCGCGGCGCAAAAAAGGCCGACCCTACGCTGGACGTGCTGAAGGGCATCGACCTTGATATCTACCGCGGCGATGTGGTGTGCCTGATCGGCCCTTCCGGCTGCGGCAAGTCCACCTTTCTGCGCTGCCTGAACCGGCTGGAGACCCCTTCCTCCGGCTCTATCAAGTTTGAGGGCGTCGAGGTGGACGAAGCACACATTGACGCCGTGCGCCAGAAGATGGGCATGGTGTTCCAGCACTTCAACCTGTTCCCCCACCTGACCGTGAAAAAGAACCTTGAGCTGGCACCCAGCCTGCTGAAGCTGAAGGACAAGGAAGCCATCTCTGCCCGCGCAGACGAGCTGCTGGCTCGCGTGGGTCTGGCCGACAAGGCCAACGCCTACCCCAAGAGCCTCTCCGGCGGCCAGCAGCAGCGCATCGCCATTGCCCGCGCGCTGGCAATGGATCCGGACGTGATCCTGTTCGATGAGCCCACCAGCGCCCTTGACCCCGAGATGGTGGGCGAGGTACTGGAACTAATGAAGGAGCTGGCACACACCGGCATCACCATGCTGGTGGTCACCCACGAAATGGGCTTTGCCCGCGAGGTGTCCAACCGGGTCATCTTCATTGACGGTGGCAAAATTCAGGAGGATGAGCCGCCGCAGGAGCTGTTCACCAACCCCAAGCACCCCCGCCTGAAAGCCTTCCTCTCCAAGATGCTGTAAGCGGACTTATTTATAATGTGCTCCGCTTCGCTCTGCACATTCTCAGAAGAGTCAGTATTTTTATTAGGGATTCTGAAAAGCCTGCGGGCTTTTCAGAATCCCTTTTTTCATGAGAAGGTTCAGCACCGCCGCGTACCTTTACGACCCCTCCCGTGAAAATAGAATACCGGAGCGTCCGCAGACGCTCCGGTATTCCGAAATTATAAATAATTTTTCCTTGAACTATGCGCAGAGCAAAGCGGAGCGCATTTCAAATCGTCCCGCGCTACGGCTTAAATCTCTGCCAGAATGGCATCACCCATGGCGGTGCAGCCAAGGCAGGTGCAGCCATCGCTCATGTTATCGGCGGTGCGCAGACCCTTATCCAACACACGGCTCACAGCGTTCTCAATGGCATCGGCTTCCTCTGCCATGCCAAAAGAGTACCGCAGCATCATAGCGGCGGACAGGATACAGGCAGTGGGGTTTACGATGTCCTTGCCTGCAATGTCCGGGGCGGAGCCGTGGATGGGCTCATACAGGCCCCGGGTGCCGTCGCCAAGACTGGAGGACGGGATCATGCCGATGGAACCGGTGATCATGGAAGCCTCGTCCGACAGGATATCGCCGAACATATTCTCGGTGACAATCACGTCGAACTGCGCGGGGTTCTTCACGATCTGCATGGCGCAGTTGTCCACGAACATCTCGCTGTACTCCACATCCGGGTACTCGGCCTGCAGCCGGTGCATCACGGTGCGCCACAGGCGGCTGGTGTCCAGCACATTGGCCTTATCCACGCAGCACAGCTTTTTGCGGCGCTTGCGGGCGGTCTCGAAGCCGATGCGGCCAATGCGCTCGATCTCGTGCTCTGCATAGGGCATGGTGTCCACAGCCTGCTTTTCGCCGTTTTCCAGCGTGTGGGTCTCGTGATTGCCGAAGTACACGCCGCCGATCAGCTCCCGCACGATGATAAAGTCAATGCCCTGTGCCACGATCTCGGGCTTTAAGGGGCTGGCAGGTGCCAGCTGCGGCCAGATCTTAGCAGGACGGTTGTTGGCGTACAGCCCCATCCCGGCGCGCAGCCGCAGCAGACCCTTTTCCGGCCGCTGTTCTCCGGGCAGCCCCTCCCACTTGGGACCGCCTACCGCGCCCAGCAGCACGCTGTCGGCGGCAAGGCACTTGTCCAGCTCGTGCTGGGGCAGCGGGTCGCCGTATTTATCAATGGCTTCGCCGCCCATGGCGGCAGCGGTGTAGTGGAAGGTATGGCCGTACTTTTCGGCCACCTTATCCAGCACCCGGAGGGTCTGCTTTACGATCTCCGGGCTGGAGCAATCGCCCCAGATGACAGCAATATTTTTTTCCATGAGGTACTCCTTTTATGCTCCAAACACATTTTCACGGATGGGGATGGGGCTTATTTCTGAATGGCCTTCATCAGGCCGCCGGCGGAGATGATGTTCTGGATAAAGGGCGGGAAGGGCTCGGCGTGGAACACCTTGCCGTTGGTCTCGTCGGTGATGACGCCGGTGTCAAAGTCTACCCGAACGGTGTCCCCTGCCTCGATGGCGTCCACAGCCTCCGGGCACTCCATGATGGGCAGACCAATGTTGATGCTGTTGCGGTAGAAGATGCGGGCAAAGCTCTTGGCGATGACCACCGCGATACCGGCAGTCTTGATGCACAGGGGTGCGTGCTCGCGGGAGGAGCCGCAGCCAAAGTTCCAGCCGCCCACCATGATATCGCCGGGCTGCACCCGGTTCACAAAGTCCTTGTCGATATCCTCCATGCAGTGGCTGGCAAGTTCCTTGGCGTCCTGCGTGTTCAGGTGGCGTGCCGGGATGATAACGTCGGTATCCACGTTATCCGGGTATTTGAAAACAGAACCTCTTGCGTTCATGCTCATGCTCCTTTCGGGTCAGACCGTGCGCGGGTCGGTGATATAGCCGGTCAGGGCGCTGGCGGCGGCGGTGGCGGGAGAGGCCAGATAGACCTCGCTGTCCACATGACCCATGCGTCCCACAAAGTTGCGGTTGGTGGTGGAAACGCAGCGCTCGCCCGCTGCCAGAATGCCCATGTAGCCGCCCAGACAGGGGCCGCAGGTGGGGGTGGATACAATGCAGCCCGCATCGATAAAGGCGGTGGTCCAGCCACGCAGGATGCATTCCTTATAAACAGCCATGGTAGCGGGGATGATGATGCCGCGCACGCCCTTGGCGATGTGCTTGCCCTTGAGGATGTTGTAGGCGGCTTCCATGTCCTCTAAGCGGCCGTTGGTGCAGCTGCCGATGACCACCTGATCGATCTTGATGTCCTTGCCCTCGCTGGCAACATGGGTGTTCTCAGGCAGATGGGGGTAGCTGACGGTGGGTTCCAGTGCGCCGAGATCGATCTCGATGGTCTTTTCGTACACAGCATCGGGGTCGGCCTCGTAGAACACCGGCGGGCGCTGGCTGCGGCCTGCAAGATAAGCCTTGGTCACCTCATCCACCGGGAAGATGCCGTTCTTGGCACCGGCCTCAATCGCCATATTGCAGATGCACAGGCGGTCGTCCATGGTAAGCCCTGCCACGCCCGGGCCGGTGAACTCCATAGACTTATACAGTGCACCGTCCACACCGATCATGCCGATGATGTGTAGGATCAGGTCCTTGCCGGACACCCGGGGATTGAATTTGCCGGTAAGCACGAACTTGATGGCAGAGGGCACCTTGAACCATGCCATGCCGGTGGCCATGCCTGCGGCCATATCGGTAGAGCCTACGCCGGTGGAGAAGGCACCCAGCGCACCGTAGGTACATGTGTGGCTGTCCGCGCCGATCACGCAGTCACCGGCGGTGACGATGCCTTTTTCCGGCAGCAGCGCGTGCTCGATGCCCATCTGGCCTACATCGTAGAAGTTGAGGATATCGTACTTATTGGCAAACTCCCGGCACTGCTTGGACTGGGTAGCGCTCTTGATATCCTTGTTGGGTACAAAGTGGTCCAGCACGATAGCGATATGCTCTTTATCAAACACACGGTCGAAACCGGCGCGCTCAAACTCGTTGATGGCCACCGGGGTGGTGATATCGTTGCCCAGCACAATGTCCAACTTTGCGTTGATGAGCTGGCCTGCCTTGACCTCCGGCAGTCCGGCGTGTGCGGCAAGGATCTTCTGCGTCAGGGTCATTCCCATGGTAGTTTTCTCCTTTTTTATCGATTATTGATCGCGCTGACAAGGGCGCGGATACCGGCCACGATGATGTCGGTGTCGGTACCGGCACCCCATGTGACTGTGTTATCGCCCCAGACAAGCCCCACATAGGAGGCTGCGCGGGAGGTGGAGCCCTCGTCCAGACTGTGCTCCGAGTAGTTTTCCAGATGGAAGTCCATGCCGGTGGCGCTCTGGATGGCGTTGGCTACGGCATCCAGACGGCCATTGCCCACCGAGGTGACCACCTTGCGCTGGCCGTTCAGCTCCAGCGTGACCGTGGCGGTAATGCCGTTCACCTGTGCAAAGTGGGCTTCCACCACGTTCAGCGGCTTTGCACGGTTGAGGTAGGTATCCTCGAAGATGTGCAGCACCTCGGCGGCGCTCAACTCCTTGTGGCTGTGGTCGGACACGCTCTTGACCTTGTAGCCCAGCGCCTCCCGCATCTTGGGGGGCAGGTTGTAGCCGTAGTTCTGCTCCAGCACAAAGCCGATGCCGCCCTTGCCGCTCTGGCTGTTGATGCGGATGACGTCGGCGTCGTAGGTGCGGCCGATGTCGTGGGGGTCCACCGGGATGTAGGGGCAGGTCCAGCGGTGCTCGCCGGTCTGCTTGCGGTACGCCATGCCCTTGGCAATGGCGTCCTGATGGCTGCCGGAGAAGGCGGCAAACACCAGCTGTCCGGCGTAGGGGGTGCGCTCGTAGATGTGCATCCGGGTCACCCGCTCGTAGGTGGCGCAGATGGCAGGCATATCCGAGAAGTCCAGCTTGGGGTCTACGCCGTGGCTGTACATATTCATCGCCAGCGTTACGGCGTCCACATTGCCGGTACGCTCGCCGTTGCCGAACAAGCAGCACTCCACGCGCTGTGCGCCCGCCAGCACTGCCAACTCTGCGCAGGCTACGCCGGTGCCGCGGTCGTTGTGGGGGTGGGTGGAGATGATCACGCTGTCGCGGTACTTCAGGTGCTTGTCGCAATACTCGATCTGGTTGGCGTACACATGGGGCATGCTCATCTCCACGGTCACCGGCAGGTTGATGATCATGGGGCGCTCCGGGGTGGGCTGCATGATATCCAGCACGGCGTTGCACACCTCTACGGCGTAATCTACCTCGGTGCCGGTAAAGCTTTCGGGACTGTACTCAAACAGGAAGTTGCCCTCGTATTCCTCACTGAGCTGCTTGACCAGCTTTGCGCCGTCCACGGCGATCTGCTTGATCTCCTCCTTGGACTTGTGGAATACCTGCTCCCGCTGTGCCACGGAGGTGGAGTTGTAGAAGTGGATCACCGCCCGGGGTGCACCCTTGACTGCCTCGAAGGTGCGGCGGATGATGTGGTCGCGGCACTGGGTCAGCACCTGCACGGTAACGTCGGCGGGGATCATGTCCTTTTCGATCAGGGTGCGCAGGAACTCGTACTCGGTCTCGCTGGCGGCGGGGAAGCCCACCTCGATCTCCTTGAAGCCGATCTTCACCAGCATCTGGAAGAACTCCAGCTTTTCTGCAAGGCTCATGGGCACGATCAGTGCCTGATTGCCGTCCCGCAGATCCACGCTGCACCATGCGGGAGCCTTTTCAATATGGTCCTTTTTTACCCAGCTGTCATAACCGGCGGGTACCGGGTAGTACCCCGGTGCGTACTTGGTAGCGTCCATCATCCTGTTGTCCTCCTGATGTTGTGGTGCATAAAAATGCACCCCTTCCGTCTGCTCGTTTCACTCGCATCCACCTTCCCCAAGGGGACGGCTTTCCGGAATGCGGTAACGTTTGCGGTATTGCCCAAAGGCGTCCCCGAGAGGGCCGACTTCCCCCGCTCCGGGGGAAGATGTCACCGTAGGTGACAAAAGGGGGAATCTGGCATCGCGTAGCGATGCCTGAAGGGGTATCCGCATACAAAAAGGCTCCCGTCTTTCAAGGCGAAAACCTTGAGAGACGAGAGCCTGTAAATTGCTTTTACAGGGCACCCGTGGTACCACTCTCCTTGCTGCACGGTCAGGTACAGCCACTTTGCACGATCGGCCAAAACGGCGAATCGCTGCCCCTGTAACGGTGGGCGTCCGTCAGAACCTACTTGTCCGTTCAGTTCTGCCGCTCAGGGGCCAGTATCCGAAGTTCTCTGCACCCGCCTTGCACCACCCGGCGGCTCTCTGCACGCAGAAGAAAGATCGTTTTATCCCCGTCAACGCATTTGCGCTTTGTTGAAAGTGAGATAATTTTAGCACGCCTGCCAGAAAGTGTCAAGAAGTTTCGTTCAGGATAAAGATGAAAGCATTTCACAATACCATGGGGTAAATCATGCAAAATTGAGGTCGTTGCTCCCCTGCCCCCTCATCCGGCTAGCCCTTTGCGCACCTATAATATGGTAACTGAGCGGCTTTAGCCCTCTTTGTTAAGAAACTGCTAAGTTTTTGCAAAGTTGCCCTCGCTGCGCTGTTGCCGGGCGGCAAGGTGTGGTATACTGGACGCAGCAAACGGGTGGAAACCCACTTTATAATAGAAGGAGGAAAGTTCCCATGAAAGAAGTCAAGCCATCCAAAAAGCCGTTGGCTATCTACTATGCCATCGTGCTGCTGGTGCTGCTGGTCATCAACCTTGTGGTCATGCCGTGGCTGGCCGAGCGTCAGGTGCAGGAGGTAGACTACGGCACCTTTATGAGCATGACCGAGCAGGAGAACATCGGCAAGGTAGATATCCAGTCCAACCAGATCATTTTTACGGATAAGGACAACAAGCAGATCTACAAGACCGGCCTGATGAACGACCCCGGCCTGACCGAGCGTCTGTACGATGCGGGCGCGCAGTTCTCCAGTGAGATCGTGGAGCAGGGCTCGCCGGTGCTCAGCTTTTTGCTGTGGTTCGTGCTGCCCATCCTGCTGTTCAGCTTCATCGGCAACCAGATGAACAAAAAGCTGATGGAAAAAGCAGGCGGCGGCCCGGGTTCCATGATGTTCGGCGGCGCGGGCAAATCCAACGCAAAGGTGTATGTGCAGTCCACCCACGGCATCCGCTTTGCGGATGTGGCCGGTGAGGACGAGGCCAAGGAGAACCTGCAGGAGATCGTCAATTATCTGCATGACCCCAAAAAGTACGAGGAGATTGGTGCTTCCATGCCCAAGGGCATCCTGCTGGTGGGCCCTCCGGGCACCGGCAAGACCATGTTAGCCAAGGCCGTGGCAGGCGAATCCAACGTGCCCTTCTTCTCCATCTCCGGCTCGGAGTTCGTGGAGATGTTCGTGGGCATGGGTGCCTCCAAGGT harbors:
- a CDS encoding twin-arginine translocation signal domain-containing protein encodes the protein MSNISRRQFLKGAGVATLAVAAAGVLAGCSKEDVPVIPEVTTRPVLVIFMEDRGNGETRVVGEPVKIDVLKTENSVKVADIDKKLIPDNYHLENEKAVVEIRKDTSKGEHIIVFVTDVTYTPVTKEVDIKVAITNPKAGEAVMTTVKATVKTDATTISAREITLPEGFTWAEGTDMDRKYDIATYVFPIKHIA
- a CDS encoding nitroreductase family protein, with product MNAMELLTTRRTYRRFAQKPVPQDVVDDIVQAVRLSSCGANRQAVRLVLVQSPEMVAKVQPLVKWAGYLPPEQGTPKADELPTFYAAVVQDTAISGDLATDTGIALANMTLAAWDKGVGSCIMGAIDKPALTALLGIEEPQKLAFMVAFGYPTHKASIVPMTEQTGVKYYLDENRDYCVPKRSAEEIARSL
- a CDS encoding basic amino acid ABC transporter substrate-binding protein, which gives rise to MKKISRRSFMAAAVVSVAALAMTACGGSASSAASSVASSAASSEAASSAAAAELTTVEAGKLTMATNATFPPYEMTTDSGELEGIDVDTAKAIAEKLGLELQIDDMDFDAALLSVQQGKADIVMAGVTVTDERKAVMDFSDSYATGIQSIIVPNDSDIASPDDLAGKKIGTQRGTTGYIYCSDDFGEDSVVAYDSGLTAVQALNNGQVDAVVIDNAPATEYVAANPGLKVLDTSYAEEDYAIGMAKGSALEDAVNKALEELKADGTLQAIVDKYINAN
- a CDS encoding amino acid ABC transporter permease — protein: MAAQYELLKELLNSGTKLSFGQDFFFKFYQAFLLKDRWMQYINGVGTTLLVTALALALGVVLGSVVALVRVTHDQQRPGHKNAVLGFFNAVCQVYTTIIRGTPMMVQLLIMSMVIFANSRNFTMVGALTLGINSGAYVSEIIRGGLMAVDPGQMEAGRSLGLNYMTTMVVIIIPQAIRAVLPALGNEFIILLKDTSLITTIGGKELLYAAQGIMNRTYEAMFPLLGVALIYLILVMLFTWLLGKFERRLAQSDR
- a CDS encoding amino acid ABC transporter ATP-binding protein, with the protein product MTDKILEVRGLTKTYGGVKKRGAKKADPTLDVLKGIDLDIYRGDVVCLIGPSGCGKSTFLRCLNRLETPSSGSIKFEGVEVDEAHIDAVRQKMGMVFQHFNLFPHLTVKKNLELAPSLLKLKDKEAISARADELLARVGLADKANAYPKSLSGGQQQRIAIARALAMDPDVILFDEPTSALDPEMVGEVLELMKELAHTGITMLVVTHEMGFAREVSNRVIFIDGGKIQEDEPPQELFTNPKHPRLKAFLSKML
- the leuB gene encoding 3-isopropylmalate dehydrogenase, whose product is MEKNIAVIWGDCSSPEIVKQTLRVLDKVAEKYGHTFHYTAAAMGGEAIDKYGDPLPQHELDKCLAADSVLLGAVGGPKWEGLPGEQRPEKGLLRLRAGMGLYANNRPAKIWPQLAPASPLKPEIVAQGIDFIIVRELIGGVYFGNHETHTLENGEKQAVDTMPYAEHEIERIGRIGFETARKRRKKLCCVDKANVLDTSRLWRTVMHRLQAEYPDVEYSEMFVDNCAMQIVKNPAQFDVIVTENMFGDILSDEASMITGSIGMIPSSSLGDGTRGLYEPIHGSAPDIAGKDIVNPTACILSAAMMLRYSFGMAEEADAIENAVSRVLDKGLRTADNMSDGCTCLGCTAMGDAILAEI
- the leuD gene encoding 3-isopropylmalate dehydratase small subunit, with translation MNARGSVFKYPDNVDTDVIIPARHLNTQDAKELASHCMEDIDKDFVNRVQPGDIMVGGWNFGCGSSREHAPLCIKTAGIAVVIAKSFARIFYRNSINIGLPIMECPEAVDAIEAGDTVRVDFDTGVITDETNGKVFHAEPFPPFIQNIISAGGLMKAIQK
- the leuC gene encoding 3-isopropylmalate dehydratase large subunit, which produces MGMTLTQKILAAHAGLPEVKAGQLINAKLDIVLGNDITTPVAINEFERAGFDRVFDKEHIAIVLDHFVPNKDIKSATQSKQCREFANKYDILNFYDVGQMGIEHALLPEKGIVTAGDCVIGADSHTCTYGALGAFSTGVGSTDMAAGMATGMAWFKVPSAIKFVLTGKFNPRVSGKDLILHIIGMIGVDGALYKSMEFTGPGVAGLTMDDRLCICNMAIEAGAKNGIFPVDEVTKAYLAGRSQRPPVFYEADPDAVYEKTIEIDLGALEPTVSYPHLPENTHVASEGKDIKIDQVVIGSCTNGRLEDMEAAYNILKGKHIAKGVRGIIIPATMAVYKECILRGWTTAFIDAGCIVSTPTCGPCLGGYMGILAAGERCVSTTNRNFVGRMGHVDSEVYLASPATAAASALTGYITDPRTV
- a CDS encoding 2-isopropylmalate synthase, giving the protein MMDATKYAPGYYPVPAGYDSWVKKDHIEKAPAWCSVDLRDGNQALIVPMSLAEKLEFFQMLVKIGFKEIEVGFPAASETEYEFLRTLIEKDMIPADVTVQVLTQCRDHIIRRTFEAVKGAPRAVIHFYNSTSVAQREQVFHKSKEEIKQIAVDGAKLVKQLSEEYEGNFLFEYSPESFTGTEVDYAVEVCNAVLDIMQPTPERPMIINLPVTVEMSMPHVYANQIEYCDKHLKYRDSVIISTHPHNDRGTGVACAELAVLAGAQRVECCLFGNGERTGNVDAVTLAMNMYSHGVDPKLDFSDMPAICATYERVTRMHIYERTPYAGQLVFAAFSGSHQDAIAKGMAYRKQTGEHRWTCPYIPVDPHDIGRTYDADVIRINSQSGKGGIGFVLEQNYGYNLPPKMREALGYKVKSVSDHSHKELSAAEVLHIFEDTYLNRAKPLNVVEAHFAQVNGITATVTLELNGQRKVVTSVGNGRLDAVANAIQSATGMDFHLENYSEHSLDEGSTSRAASYVGLVWGDNTVTWGAGTDTDIIVAGIRALVSAINNR